Sequence from the Asterias amurensis chromosome 14, ASM3211899v1 genome:
ACATGAGTTTGTGTCTTTGGGTTAAAAAACCAGGTAAAAACAGGCGGTGGTTTATTTCAAGCGTTTTTACGATTGTTTTTCAAATGCAAGTAATGTTCAGTTTATTTGGGTTTGAAGTTTGTAAAGTTCTGTTTGGAATGTGTTTAATATTCCTCTCCTTCCTCCTCTCCCTCACCGTCGACGGAGTCGATTCCGACCTCTTCGTAGTCCTTCTCCAGGGCAGCCAGATCCTCACGAGCCTCAGAGAACTCGCCCTCCTCCATACCCTCTCCTACGTACCAGTGGACGAAGGCACGCTTGGCGTACATCAGATCAAACTTGTGATCCAGACGAGCCCAGGCCTCAGCGATGGCTGTGGTGTTGCTCAGCATGCAGACGGCACGCTGTACCTTGGCAAGATCACCACCAGGAACCACGGTAGGTGGCTGGTAGTTGATGCCCACCTTGAAGCCAGTTGGACACCAGTCGACGAACTGGATGGTACGCTTGGTCTTGATGGTTGCGATGGCAGCGTTGACATCCTTGGGGACGACATCACCACGGTACAGGAGGCAGCAAGCCATGTACTTGCCGTGACGGGGATCGCACTTCACCATCTGGTTGGCGGGCTCGAAGCAGGCATTGGTGATCTCTGCAACGGTCAGCTGCTCGTGGTAGGCCTTCTCAGCGGAGATGACTGGGGCGTAGGTGGCAAGGGGGAAGTGAATACGTGGGTAAGGCACCAAGTTGGTCTGGAACTCTGTCAAGTCGACGTTGAGGGCACCATCAAAGCGAAGTGAagcagtgatggaggacacaatCTGACCAATGAGACGGTTAAGATTGGTGTAGGTTGGTCTCTCGATGTCGAGGTTGCGACGGCAGATGTCGTAGATGGCCTCGTTGTCGACCATGAAGGCACAGTCAGAGTGCTCAAGGGTGGTGTGAGTGGTGAGGATGGAGTTGTATGGCTCTACAACAGCTGTGGAGATCTGTGGGGCAGGGTAGACAGCAAACTCAAGCTTGGACTTCTTGCCGTAGTCGACGGAGAGACGCTCCATCAACAGGGATGTGAAGCCAGAGCCGGTACCACCACCGAAGCTGTGGAAGATGAGGAAACCCTGAAGACCGGTGCACTGATCAGCCAACTTGCGGACTCTGTCGAGCACTAGATCGATGAGCTCTTTTCCGACGGTGTAGTGACCTCTGGCAT
This genomic interval carries:
- the LOC139946858 gene encoding tubulin alpha-1A chain, coding for MRECISIHVGQAGVQMGNACWELYCLEHGIQPDGQMPSDKTIGGGDDSFNTFFSETGAGKHVPRAVFVDLEPTVIDEVRTGTYRQLFHPEQLITGKEDAANNYARGHYTVGKELIDLVLDRVRKLADQCTGLQGFLIFHSFGGGTGSGFTSLLMERLSVDYGKKSKLEFAVYPAPQISTAVVEPYNSILTTHTTLEHSDCAFMVDNEAIYDICRRNLDIERPTYTNLNRLIGQIVSSITASLRFDGALNVDLTEFQTNLVPYPRIHFPLATYAPVISAEKAYHEQLTVAEITNACFEPANQMVKCDPRHGKYMACCLLYRGDVVPKDVNAAIATIKTKRTIQFVDWCPTGFKVGINYQPPTVVPGGDLAKVQRAVCMLSNTTAIAEAWARLDHKFDLMYAKRAFVHWYVGEGMEEGEFSEAREDLAALEKDYEEVGIDSVDGEGEEEGEEY